The DNA segment AGACGCTGTTCGCCTTCGACCTGAGCTATGCCGGCGTGTTCCGGCTGCAGAACGTCCCGCAGGAGCACGTCCACCCCGTGCTGGTGATCGACTGCGCCCGCATGCTCTTCCCCTTCGCCCGGCAGATCATCGCCGAGGCCGTGCAGAACGGCGGCTTCCCGCCCTTCTACGTGCCGGCGATCGACTTCGCCGCGCTGTTCCAGCAGCGCATGCAGGAGCTCGAGGGCCAGCCGGGCGCAGCGACCAACTGACCGGCCAAGCCCGGCACAGCGGCGGACAAGGCCCCCTCGGGGGCCTTTTTTCGTTGTTGCGCCTGATTGTTGTCCGTGTGGGGCTGGAACCTCTCTCCATGTCAAACCATTGATGGCGGACGCCCCGGCCGGGCGCCCGCCTTTTTTCATCCGATGGAGACCCGATGGACGCCCTTCTGACGCTCGCCGCCGATCCCGCCGTCTGGGCGGCGCTCGGGGCCCTCACCGCCATGGAGGTCGTGCTCGGCATCGACAACCTGATCTTCATCTCGATCCTGACCAACAAGCTGCCCGAGCATCAGCGCTCGAAGGGCCGCCGGATCGGCATCGGGCTTGCGCTGATCATGCGGCTTTTCCTGCTCGGTACCGTCGCCTTCATCGTCAAGCTC comes from the Bosea sp. (in: a-proteobacteria) genome and includes:
- the secB gene encoding protein-export chaperone SecB; the protein is MANELPNGNGTGAETAPSLNALIQYTKDFSFENPKAPRSLAQQEAQQGPQMSLQVNVGSTALGDNDYETVLRLEGKAEVKGETLFAFDLSYAGVFRLQNVPQEHVHPVLVIDCARMLFPFARQIIAEAVQNGGFPPFYVPAIDFAALFQQRMQELEGQPGAATN